In the Psychromonas sp. psych-6C06 genome, one interval contains:
- the mioC gene encoding FMN-binding protein MioC — protein MSQIQILVGSTLGGTEYVAEAAQALLEESFFDTALHLQPDLNDMSLQEEQIWLVCLSTHGAGDYPENFKDFVEQLQSVNSVLDGVRYAIVGIGDSSYDTFCEAAKNFDYILEEMGATRIGERLEIDVVEHAMPEDKMETWIPTLIEDLNEIID, from the coding sequence ATGAGTCAAATTCAGATATTAGTCGGAAGTACATTAGGTGGTACAGAATATGTTGCAGAAGCAGCTCAAGCTTTATTAGAAGAATCTTTTTTTGATACTGCACTACATTTACAACCAGATCTTAATGATATGTCTTTACAAGAAGAGCAAATATGGTTGGTTTGTCTGTCTACACATGGTGCTGGCGATTACCCAGAAAACTTTAAAGATTTTGTTGAGCAGTTACAATCTGTTAATTCGGTATTAGATGGTGTTCGTTATGCAATTGTTGGTATTGGCGATTCTAGTTACGATACCTTTTGTGAAGCGGCAAAAAACTTTGATTATATTTTAGAAGAGATGGGCGCGACACGAATTGGTGAGCGTCTTGAGATAGATGTTGTTGAGCATGCTATGCCTGAAGATAAAATGGAAACTTGGATCCCTACCTTGATCGAAGATCTAAATGAAATAATTGATTAA
- the mnmG gene encoding tRNA uridine-5-carboxymethylaminomethyl(34) synthesis enzyme MnmG has protein sequence MNYHEHFDVIVIGGGHAGTEAAASSARMGMNTLLLTHNIETLGQMSCNPAIGGIGKGHLVKEIDALGGLMANAIDKGGIQFRTLNSSKGPAVRATRAQADRLLYKAAIREKLENQENLKIFQQEVEDLIVENDRVTGVITKMGVKFSARTVVLTVGTFLNGLIHIGMKNYSGGRAGDPASIGLADRLKDLPIRMGRLKTGTPARIDARSIDFSKLEVQHGDTPIPTFSFLGKASEHPRQIPCYITHTNEKTHDIIRNNLDRSPMYAGVIDGIGPRYCPSIEDKIMRFADKNSHQIFVEPEGLTTHEVYPNGISTSLPFDVQIDFIRSMNGFENAFVTRPGYAIEYDYFDPRDLKSSLESKFIDGLFFAGQINGTTGYEEAGAQGLLAGMNAALQAQDKEGWCPRRDEAYIGVLVDDLSTLGTKEPYRMFTSRAEYRLLLREDNADARLTEKGRELGLVDDIRWQAFSEKQEIIEKECQRLKEQWVNPNSVNATEINALLKQPMQRESTLEAMIRRPEVNYIDLMNVEGLGPAVENKQAAEQVEIKIKYQGYIDRQLDEIAKLKRYEDTVLPVELDYSEIKGLSNEVVVKLNDIKPQSIGQASRISGITPAAISILLIYLKKNGLKRKAV, from the coding sequence ATGAATTACCACGAACATTTTGATGTGATTGTTATTGGCGGTGGCCATGCAGGAACAGAAGCAGCCGCTTCCTCTGCTCGTATGGGCATGAATACATTGTTGTTAACACATAACATTGAAACTCTAGGGCAAATGTCTTGTAACCCTGCCATTGGTGGTATCGGGAAAGGACATCTTGTTAAAGAGATTGATGCATTAGGCGGTCTTATGGCTAATGCGATTGATAAAGGTGGTATTCAATTTAGAACACTTAACTCTAGTAAGGGACCTGCCGTTCGCGCAACACGTGCTCAGGCTGATCGCTTATTGTATAAAGCGGCTATTCGAGAAAAATTAGAAAACCAAGAAAACTTGAAAATTTTTCAGCAAGAAGTCGAAGATTTAATTGTAGAGAATGACCGTGTTACAGGTGTAATTACCAAAATGGGCGTTAAGTTTTCTGCTAGAACAGTCGTTTTAACTGTTGGAACTTTCTTAAATGGTCTGATTCATATTGGTATGAAAAATTACAGTGGTGGGCGTGCTGGTGATCCTGCTTCGATAGGTCTAGCTGATCGATTAAAAGATTTACCTATCCGTATGGGTCGTTTAAAAACTGGAACGCCTGCACGTATTGATGCTCGCTCTATCGATTTTTCAAAACTTGAAGTACAACATGGCGATACACCAATTCCTACATTCTCATTTTTAGGAAAAGCCAGTGAGCATCCACGACAAATTCCTTGTTATATAACTCATACAAATGAAAAAACGCATGACATTATTCGTAACAACTTAGATAGAAGTCCTATGTATGCAGGAGTTATTGATGGCATTGGCCCTCGTTACTGCCCTTCGATAGAAGACAAGATCATGCGTTTTGCCGATAAAAACTCACATCAGATCTTTGTTGAGCCTGAGGGGTTAACAACGCATGAAGTCTACCCTAATGGTATATCGACTAGTTTACCTTTTGATGTACAAATAGACTTCATTCGTTCAATGAATGGGTTTGAAAATGCATTTGTTACACGACCTGGATATGCCATCGAATATGATTACTTTGATCCGCGCGATCTTAAATCTAGTTTAGAAAGTAAATTTATTGATGGTCTCTTTTTTGCAGGGCAAATTAATGGCACAACAGGTTATGAAGAGGCAGGTGCACAAGGCTTATTAGCTGGTATGAACGCAGCGCTTCAAGCACAAGACAAAGAAGGTTGGTGTCCTCGTCGCGATGAAGCATATATCGGTGTGCTTGTTGATGATCTATCAACGTTAGGTACTAAAGAGCCCTACCGTATGTTTACCAGCCGTGCTGAATATCGTTTGTTATTACGTGAAGATAATGCTGATGCACGTTTAACTGAAAAAGGACGTGAATTAGGCCTGGTTGATGACATTCGTTGGCAAGCTTTTTCTGAAAAACAGGAGATCATTGAGAAAGAGTGTCAACGCTTAAAGGAACAATGGGTAAATCCTAATTCAGTTAATGCGACAGAGATTAATGCATTATTGAAACAACCAATGCAACGTGAAAGTACATTAGAAGCGATGATTCGTCGCCCTGAAGTTAATTATATTGATCTTATGAATGTAGAAGGCTTAGGCCCTGCGGTTGAAAATAAACAAGCGGCAGAGCAAGTTGAAATTAAGATTAAGTATCAAGGCTATATTGATAGACAACTAGATGAAATTGCTAAATTAAAGCGTTATGAAGATACAGTACTACCTGTAGAGCTTGATTACTCTGAAATTAAAGGGCTCTCAAATGAAGTAGTGGTTAAATTGAATGATATTAAGCCACAAAGTATCGGTCAAGCCTCACGTATTTCAGGGATCACTCCTGCTGCGATCTCTATATTATTAATATATTTAAAGAAAAATGGTTTAAAGCGAAAGGCAGTTTAA
- the rsmG gene encoding 16S rRNA (guanine(527)-N(7))-methyltransferase RsmG has product MSLLAQLQAMLNETELSLPIEQQNKLIQLVELLAKWNKAYNLTSVRDPQQMLIKHIMDSIVVSPFLQGKRLIDVGTGPGLPGLPLAILNPDKQFVLLDSLGKRLRFIRQAVLELGLKNVEFVQSRVEEYQPEEKFDVVLSRAFASLEDMLYWCKHLPNKTGHFLALKGQFPEQEINILDKQFKFIESIALQVPNLEGERCLVKVELVA; this is encoded by the coding sequence ATGAGTTTATTAGCACAACTTCAAGCGATGTTAAATGAGACTGAATTATCGCTTCCAATAGAACAACAAAATAAGTTAATTCAATTAGTTGAACTACTCGCTAAATGGAATAAAGCATATAATCTCACTTCAGTTAGAGATCCACAGCAAATGCTCATTAAACACATCATGGATAGCATCGTTGTATCTCCTTTCCTGCAAGGTAAACGTCTTATTGATGTAGGTACAGGTCCAGGGCTACCTGGTTTACCATTAGCTATTTTGAATCCAGATAAACAATTTGTTTTATTAGATAGTTTAGGTAAAAGGCTTCGCTTTATTCGTCAAGCTGTATTAGAGCTTGGTCTTAAAAATGTCGAATTCGTACAAAGTCGTGTTGAAGAGTATCAACCTGAAGAAAAATTTGATGTAGTCCTAAGTCGTGCCTTCGCATCCTTGGAAGATATGCTTTATTGGTGTAAACACTTACCTAATAAAACTGGACACTTCCTTGCGTTAAAAGGCCAATTTCCTGAGCAAGAGATAAATATACTCGATAAACAGTTCAAGTTTATTGAGTCTATCGCATTACAAGTGCCTAACCTTGAAGGCGAGCGTTGCTTAGTAAAGGTAGAGCTTGTTGCATAA